ccctccaagaaggtggcagcttagagattatacctccagccacaaacttattgggtaacacacatggggactctttgctgcaatttttgagatcttttgccagagtatgtatttcatgagcctgttccactacagaacggtcttcgaccatcctgtactcaaggaactgctccatgatatacaactcactcccggcgtcagatactccatattgagcctcaagagcatcccacaaagctttgccagttggcagccggatataagaatccaccaggttatcaccgagaacactaatgatcaagcctcgaaagaggatatcagcctcatcgaacgcactcccttcctctggagagaattgttcaggcttaccctctttcacatggatcactctcgataatgttaaccacagtataagccgctcttaccaacgtttgtaatttgaaccatcaaaaggtgatggtttgattgatgcagcaaagctagataccgaaagcctattaacataatcaggtttttggattgttagaaatctaggcaactttcggtatattttaattccaaaattaaatgtataaactagcaatatttctatgactttaaggagtaaaataaaacatgtgaacatgtttatacttatcgcacatataagcataaacaatataaataaccaaagtttcagggagtaccctaaagcggggccgttgccggaggcattggctgcgctgttaccaactggagtagacatctactcggttggcctcagtcgaagtagtcgaactaaatcggtgcaggaagaagttcgcagtgcagtcccacgaacggtcaccaagatgtagtcgacgtagtcgttcggccaccagaatgtagtcgacgtagtcgttcggctcgtccaccaggaagtagtcgtacaatcgggcaaagccttagtatttttgagcagtcacgctaaagcgttacccaaaaacctgattgtccgcctatcccgtgcaggatctcaaggcgagcaaggtttcggaggcctgctcacgctaattctgtgcgcgcagaaattagcgttggggaactcagttgttgcaactggagagggagaagagaggagccgagttgcctcagtgctctggtgcaggatggatgaggggaatggcactccttatatagtgactcaggtgctcaggttcgttgaacctggacaccatcagagtcatttaggtgatgcggttatggccattaattacagatttaattgcacgtttaatcgcacgattaattgctgtcaacggcaaaatgcgccgcgccgcgccgcgccgcgccgcaccgcaccgcccgtccggccggccgcgccgcgccgcgccgcgcctcgcctcggcctcggcctcggcctcggccacggccacggcccggcccggcccggctcggcgaggcgagcgagcgcgcgcgcgtgtggttcaccgtcctcctcttaccggcttcacaagtggtgtacaagaagtccaccttttaagtcggttgagatcctcctcaattcccggtacggaattaaacattgattccctagcattaatagtgggctttaaattcttttaatgctttagaataaatgggccaagcccattactccaacagtcgcgccacatgccggccatcctcgtgtTCCGTGCcaacccctccctcctctcctcgcctcaagaccccgccccggccccgttccccctcaaaccctaaccctatccGTTCCCCTCCTCCATTGACGCCgcaagctcgagctccgccggccgccgcgattCGTCGCCCTCGGTGAGCCGTAGCTCGATTCTTCGCAGGGAGAGCTTCTCTTCCATCTCCTCCTTTGATTTTGGCCCTCATCCGGCCCTTTCCCCTCTcctgcagggccgccgccgcgccggtccgcccgccgccgcccctgctcgtcgcgccgctcctccgccgccgttcCCCGCCGTCCAAGTagccggtgaggctcgccgcctcctcctccaccccgtgCGCGCGCCCTCGGCCCCTCTCCGGCCCtgccacgccggcgccgccttgcgctgccgtcgccgtcgccacgcGCGACGCGCCGCgcgacgccgtggccgcgcccacgccgcggtcaAGGCCGGCCTCGCCTTGACCTGGCCTGGGTGGGCCGCTGGCCAGTGGGTCCGTCCTGTCGGCCTCTGGGCTGGCCAGACCCGGGTGCACCTAGCACTTTGCTAGGGTTTTATTAGGTTTAgtttttctacaattttgtaaaatgtgtagaaattcatgtatagctccaaaaattgtgaaacttgttttgttggattcctctagcttagatctactcaagaaaaatattgttttgcatgttattgtattgtagatttatctatagttttatcttccaaaagtgagtttaatgcttatttatttgtgtattgctctaaaattttcaaactaaattttgttagactccttgtgaggtgtagttttcagtggtgtaACTTTTTCACATGATTCCTTGCtgtttatcaaagttttagttTGTTTTCTTATACTTTGTCCGAAAATGGTTTATTATAGAACTTTTTTCTGGAACgtgagaaaatagtaaaactagttttgttggcttttttttcatgcctagtatctaagataatttttttggatttgtttagtttagtttgcattccttttctgatttactttgtttagagtggctgagaactgttttatttatgtttatttataggaaaatgcttttactgcacaaccaattttcatgagttccttgtGTTGTTCTCTGCTTTCTCAAATTATTTCATAATTTATTcttgttgtttagttcatttcttaattcttgtatcgcattcatgcattttagtgaccgagccgtcggaggtcgaacccgtggagcccaccgagtccgtggagcctgaacccggagtcccgttcATTGTCGAGTCCGAagctaaccaaggcaagcagctaagcataattccttgcacctatctaaTTTGACTAGCTTAGTTATGTCACTTGGGTAATGTGGGTTATGtctagtatgtatgtattgcattgttGTACCTATCTTGATGCATagtccttccttgatttgttatccttgttcttggcactagttagttagttaattacttaacttgactagatgcttagccctgcttagaatacttacattgctcgctagacaggaatggtttggaggatcacatttacTGTTTACCCTTGAGCGcactggttcggtttggttgtGAAGAGTtgggtagtatcgagattcgagcggaatgatAGGggctagagaatgaagtcacatgggcatagtccgcttggatcgattaaggaccgagtggatgccatcagacttgagcacctttccgtgctaccacatatccaatataatggaacggatgagccaattaccttctttgacttgatcattgatgtgcagtcctagctacgtggctacgggctatgcagagaggcttagtgtgtccccaggtggacctatgtgtaggaaagtttagagatgtccctggtggaactaagtctctactcgtaagctaggtgtgaggttcaatgatcgagccatgttgggaacggttgacgcgagtacccccttatccaactttggccggttgggtgagtcgcatggtccttgcgtcgtgtgggtaaagtagtacacccttgcaaggttataaccaattcgaattgccgcgctctcggacatgagcaagctcttggttcgccgaATTCCTCTTAGAAAGTTTCGGTATTGTTGGTTTTGGAATCATGTCTTGTCAATGATCTTTTGGTTATTGttattactctcttaatcaactaaaagtgtttgggttgggcaagattaattaattctaataggtgatagtgtagagagctagtgcttatgcaataattatttaaccttaaagcttttactcgAGCCAATACATGATCCTtgcttatttaatcgcgtaagtcttgcggagtacctttgtactcagggtgctttctaaacctagttgcaggtgagccggaagtggtgtttggccatttctaccccgctgatccaaacgcgggggaagagtaggtcgtggtggctgtaatgatgtccttgagcaaggcgtcattactttagtaagtctttatcgtaatcgagcttcgtgagagcatgtaaatgcaataaactttatgtttctgtttaatatgactttcatgagcccaaggcttgtaaaggaagtttgaacccacctatatcaaacttgtaatattaagtgtgtaaaattgctctttgtggactattggcgatgtattcgattgtaaacggtgtgtgcatatgctgatcctgggcgtatgttggagcacataccgggactaccggatttgatattattttggatgaataaTGTGTCGGTtgttcgtgtctctagatgtgggataacacgtggcacgctctctggcaagcacgtgttaactctcatctgaatgataatgaccggcggttcgtttaaaataatatcaaattgggcggtttcTCACAACTTCCTTCACAAATCTCGTCATTGTCTCTTCCCCGGATTCCAAAAAGCATGCCTGCAGCTCCTCCAGGGACGTCAGCGTACCAATCCCATCTGGCACTTTACAAACTATGCCTCTAAATCGCAAGCACAGCAACTGTGTTAGAAGGCCTATGCTAAAAGTTACCATATGCCCCGTCTGCATTCCCTCCACGTCTAGTGTCTGCAAAAACTTTAGAGTTCCTACTTCTTCTACAAGCTCATAACCAATGTCATAACCAATTAGCCGGAGGTACCTCAAGTGAAGCAAATTTCGGAGATGCTCTAGATGGGGGTGACGTTTCATGCTCCCAATGGAAATGTGTATCTGTAGCACACGTACAAACTTGAAGCTTGAAAGTGGGACCCAATGCATGTCAATATCACACTCAAATGAAAGGAATACCTTAGTTGTTGCATGTCCATATGGGACTCCATGATTCTATCATTATTTTGGAGGGCCAATCTGCCAGCAGATCTACCTTGCAATGATGATGATTCCCCAAATTCTTTGTTCCTGTCTAATATGGCGACAAAATTCTCTTCGTACGAAATGGAACGGATGAGGTCCAGTACCATATCATCAACCTGACAACCACATACCGTGACACCCCATTCCTTGTTCTCTACCAACGGGATCATGCTTCTGTTTGCAAGCTCGTTGAAGTATCCCTCCCCAATCTCAAATGAGGATATTCCTTGCTTCTCACGAACCAAACCTTCGGCTACCCACATCCATATCAGAGGACCTTTCTCAATGAAAAAATCTTCTGGAAACACACTTAGATTCAATAAGCATGTTTTTAGATGAGGAGGTAGATCATAGTAGCTAAAAGATAGTATCTTCATAGTGTCCTCTATTTGTCGGTTTTCTTTATTATTGCCAAAACCAATAGAGCGGTACACCTCTGACCATTCTTCCTTAGGTTTACCCGCCAAAAGACTAGCCATTGTGATGATAGCTAGCAGTATTCCATCACATTTCCTAAAGATTTTATCAAGTGCCTcatgttggaattgatctctaccagttggcccaacggccaacTGATCCCTTGacctcgcgccctgatcgggggcccagcccaagacgaggctggtgggccctCATCACACAGCCCTATAAAGAGGAGGTGAGGACTGACGGCTCAGGATACGAGGTTCGCCAACGCCACTGTTTCCCAcctcaaaaccctaacccgatcagAGAGGGTGGGCTGCAGCGGCGGGAAGCACCACCACGCCATCACCGACGCCCTTGACCCACGACGCTCGTCCACCGGCGACGCTGCTATCGTCCTCGACTACGCCGCTACACCCGGGACGTCTCTGCGTCGCTCGTCACCGCCCTAGTGCGGATCTCCATCACCGAACCGGAGATGGCCGGCTACAGTTCAAGGGATAGCAGCAAGGATCCATCATCTTTATCCCTTTTGTTCTCTTGGTTCATGTACTAGATCTAGGATCTTTTGTTGTAACTCATGTGAAAGGTGAAAGAACACCACTCGATCCGTGCACTGTGTGATCCAAAAGAAGCCAACAAAGGTATCAGAGCCTACACACGTATAGATCGAGGTCGGGAAAGAAAGATTCGAATGTGAATCGAAACAAAAGTCAAGGAAAAGCGAATCGATTTCGAATTGAACAGAAATCGTCCATGCACCACCAATGGCCGCACGTGCGTGGGACagggctgcgccgccgctcaccggaGCGCAGCACAgggagccgccgctcgccatcgggACGCCGGGGCGCACGCGCGCGAGCTTGAAAGCTAGGCGCTGTCGACGGCGAGTTCGACGGCGGCGTGCTCACTcaccggcgagcgcgcgcgccggcgagcaagcCACGGCGGCGCCACCTCGTCACCTCCTCTgtggccaccatggccgccgccgccatcctgtggtagagagagagaggggagggagagaaaatgacctagggttttggggggcgccggcgtcgccggGTTTTGTTCCAG
This genomic interval from Panicum virgatum strain AP13 chromosome 8K, P.virgatum_v5, whole genome shotgun sequence contains the following:
- the LOC120645999 gene encoding probable disease resistance protein At1g59620, with protein sequence MASLLAGKPKEEWSEVYRSIGFGNNKENRQIEDTMKILSFSYYDLPPHLKTCLLNLSVFPEDFFIEKGPLIWMWVAEGLVREKQGISSFEIGEGYFNELANRSMIPLVENKEWGVTIHISIGSMKRHPHLEHLRNLLHLRYLRLIGYDIGYELVEEVGTLKFLQTLDVEGMQTGHMVTFSIGLLTQLLCLRFRGIVCKVPDGIGTLTSLEELQACFLESGEETMTRFVKELGSLRELRVLCTGVSCRLSFNVRLQVESLRNLEKMEQLSLMSYDSIAPADTTAWEAAGFLLPAHLQRLIVTWVRFSRLPSFYINPSHLPKLSHLSLKVVGIDEQDLRILGGLPDLHFLDLDVCSTTKDGFGSDTDEIGSRCHILPHFNPNTNANADLIGYEYKTDSLNPN